In the genome of Calothrix sp. PCC 6303, the window TGGATGACCCCCCAAAGCTGCCTTGTTAAATCCCCGTTACAAAATAGACTTATCACTTATTACTGATTACTCATTACTTCTTTTTTAATTAGTATTACACTAGCAATTTTACTGAGGCTTTGGAATAGAATCCGGTGCTGGTGTGACTTCGGTTGCACTATATTTAGCCTCCTTCACACTGCCGACACTTCCCATAACTGTAGCTGGCTGTTTATTTACAGAAACTAAAACTGCCCCAGCATTACCTGAACGGATCGAGATCTCTTTTTGAGCAGTCCAGCTTTGTTTTTCTCCTTTTTTCATATTTCCAACAAATACGGTTTTCCCATCAACTTTCACCCGCATCCATGATTCGTCTTGAAGCTCTATTCCCATTTCTACACTAGAACCCACTACTGTAGATGTGGGAGAAATTGTAGGTGTGGGAGAAATTGTAGGCGTTGATATTACAGTACTACTAGGATTTGCCTGAGTTGAGTTTACCGGAGAAATCGTAACTTTAGGAGTAGCTTGAGCTTGATTAGTAGTCGAGACAGTATTTTTTTGAGCCGTAGAGTCCTGAGATTGCCTTGGATTCAATATATAAAAAAGTCCAAAGGAAGCTGCTGCTAGTAATAAAATATACGGTATTGCAAGAGGTACATATAAACTTGATTTTTTTTCTAAATTAAGATCATCATTATTAACCTCTATTGGCGGTAGTAGAGGACTAAATTTATCAGCTAAATTAAGACCATTTAAACCCATACCTTCAGCATAACGACGGATAAAACCTTGGACGAAAATAGCCTCCGGTAAATCTTCCGCTCGTCCCTCTTCTAAAGCCAGTAAAAATGCTGGTTTTATTCGCGTATGCATTGATACTTCTTCAATACTAATTCCATGTTCTTGACGTATTTGCTGTAAATGTGAACCTATTTCGCGGAATAATTTTTCTTGAGCCTCGTCTAAAAGCTTCACTGACTTCTCCTAGATATTTCTTAATGCATTATATTCAATAAAGA includes:
- a CDS encoding helix-turn-helix domain-containing protein, producing the protein MKLLDEAQEKLFREIGSHLQQIRQEHGISIEEVSMHTRIKPAFLLALEEGRAEDLPEAIFVQGFIRRYAEGMGLNGLNLADKFSPLLPPIEVNNDDLNLEKKSSLYVPLAIPYILLLAAASFGLFYILNPRQSQDSTAQKNTVSTTNQAQATPKVTISPVNSTQANPSSTVISTPTISPTPTISPTSTVVGSSVEMGIELQDESWMRVKVDGKTVFVGNMKKGEKQSWTAQKEISIRSGNAGAVLVSVNKQPATVMGSVGSVKEAKYSATEVTPAPDSIPKPQ